Proteins from one Larimichthys crocea isolate SSNF chromosome XX, L_crocea_2.0, whole genome shotgun sequence genomic window:
- the nrcama gene encoding neuronal cell adhesion molecule a isoform X5: protein MDRNRNWMSGFGAVLLILMSHVSSALEVPLDLPQPPTITLQSPKDYIFDPRENIVIHCEAKGKPHPSFSWTRNGTHFDVEKDSKVLMKPGSGTLVIDISGEKAEAYEGTYQCTAHNDHGTAVSNSIVIRQSRSPLWSKERNEAIVVQMGVSLVLQCRPPAGLPPPVIFWMDNNFQRLPLDKRVSQALNGDLYFSNVLPEDSRPDYICYARFPHTQTIQQKQPISVTVLNNSPEGEHRPGFMMPLGTTSTKMVLRGETLELECIAEGLPTPDISWQKDGAELPSSRMSVQNFQKTLKISDVNEGDAGDYHCTASNKLGTTHHVIKVTVKAAPFWVSAPRNLILAPNETGILTCRVNGEPKPKISWFVNGVPIENAPEDRSRKVDDDTVILSNVQSGSSAVYQCNASNEFGYLMANAFVNVLAEPPRVLTPPNRVYQVITNTPALLHCASFGSPIPTITWFKDSQISIKNGDSYVIHENGTLEINVAQTVNSGKYTCIATNNLGLKENHMTLEVKEPTRILKQPEYKVVQRGMSASFECKVKHDPSLIPVMIWLKDNGDLPDDDRFVVGAESLTVKDVTDGDEGTYTCIMNTTLDQDSASAMLTVVEKPDPPTDLELTDQTERSVQLTWIPGDEHNSPTQMFLVQYEDLLHGPGVWINLTEVGGTETTARLNLSPYVYYSFRVLAINRVGASQPSQPSSQYRTNPAAPDENPSDVQGVGTEPGNLVISWTPLTGFQSNGPNLEYRVLWKRKDVDEDWSSKNVANVSQFVVTGTTTYTPYMIKIQAFNDYGSGPEPKVFTGYSGEDLPLSAPDNVQIMVHNSTLAEVHWEPVSSPSVRGKLQGYKVYYSRVRGLHETEGETEQQEQVLTFSGNRSEGRLPGLQPYSLYNLTIRVLNNKGEGPPSPNKEFDTPEGVPGPPSFLNVINPGLDSLTLEWGPPMKNNGRLAGYTLKYQPVNNTNELGPVKVKNFLANETIITLDNLNSSMLYKFYLSAKTIKGSGPIITEEAFTAMDTIRTQPTVETGKGPTEPPHPTSPITQSPPPPFHKVPPVGPAFGTVNTSVSEEGAVISWDYFGHHKNVYVEYIVENSKEDWKKELVNGSHWHMIKGLKPGTSYRVRVVARDPADPTVHSTDEVLVTVPAVPSRQVDIATQGWFIGLMCAIALLILVLLIVCFIKRNKGGKYPVKEKEDAHQDPEIQPMKEDDGTFGEYRSMESDTEDHKPLKGSRTPSNGTVRRDESDDSLVDYGEGGDGQFNEDGSFIGQYSGKKEKDTHEGNESSEAPSPVNAMNSFV, encoded by the exons ATGGACAGGAACAGGAATTGGATGTCGGGCTTTGGAGCCGTGCTATTGATACTTATGAGTCATGTGAGCTCAGCACTGGAAGTGCCTCTTGATC TGCCCCAACCCCCCACTATAACGCTACAGTCTCCAAAGGATTACATCTTTGATCCGAGGGAGAACATTGTCATCCACTGTGAGGCCAAGGGGAAGCCTCATCCCAG CTTTTCATGGACAAGAAATGGGACCCACTTTGATGTAGAGAAAGACTCCAAAGTCCTGATGAAGCCCGGTTCAGGAACTCTGGTCATTGACATCAGCGGGGAAAAGGCTGAGGCTTATGAGGGAACTTACCAGTGTACAGCACACAACGACCATGGCACCGCTGTATCTAACAGCATTGTCATTAGACAGTCCC GGTCCCCCTTGTGGTCGAAGGAGAGAAATGAGGCCATCGTGGTGCAGATGGGGGTCTCCTTGGTGCTGCAGTGCCGACCCCCTGCAGGGCTACCCCCTCCTGTCATCTTCTGGATGGATAACA ACTTCCAGAGGCTACCACTGGATAAACGAGTGTCTCAGGCTCTTAATGGAGACTTGTACTTTTCAAATGTTCTCCCAGAAGACAGCAGGCCTGACTACATCTGCTATGCCCGcttccctcacacacaaaccatcCAGCAGAAACAGCCTATCTCGGTCACCGTGCTGAACA ACAGCCCAGAGGGAGAGCATCGCCCCGGTTTCATGATGCCTCTGGGCACCACTAGCACAAAGATGGTTCTGAGAGGGGAGACTCTGGAGCTGGAATGCATTGCTGAGGGCTT GCCCACTCCAGATATCTCCTGGCAGAAGGATGGAGCAGAGCTGCCGAGCAGCAGGATGTCTGTTCAGAACTTCCAGAAAACACTCAAGATTTCTGATGTGAATGAAGGTGATGCTGGAGACTACCATTGTACAGCTTCAAACAAGCTGGGCACTACACACCACGTCATCAAGGTCACTGTCAAAG CGGCTCCTTTCTGGGTCAGCGCCCCGAGGAACCTGATCCTCGCCCCGAATGAGACTGGCATCCTGACTTGTCGAGTCAATGGAGAACCCAAACCAAAGATTAGTTGGTTTGTCAATGGAGTCCCCATAGAGA ACGCACCCGAGGACCGCAGTCGGAAAGTGGATGACGACACTGTGATTCTTAGTAATGTGCAATCAGGGTCTAGTGCTGTCTACCAGTGCAACGCATCCAATGAATTTGGTTACCTGATGGCAAATGCTTTTGTCAACGTTCTTG CTGAGCCACCAAGGGTGCTCACGCCACCCAATCGTGTGTACCAGGTGATCACCAACACCCCTGCATTACTTCACTGTGCTTCCTTTGGCTCGCCAATACCAACCATCACATG gTTCAAAGATAGTCAGATCAGCATTAAGAATGGTGACTCTTATGTGATCCATGAGAATGGTACATTGGAGATCAATGTGGCCCAGACTGTAAACAGTGGAAAGTACACCTGCATTGCCACCAACAACCTTGGGCTCAAGGAGAACCACATGACCCTGGAGGTTAAAG AGCCCACCCGTATCCTGAAGCAGCCAGAGTACAAGGTAGTCCAGAGAGGAATGAGCGCTTCGTTTGAGTGTAAAGTCAAACACGATCCGTCCCTAATTCCTGTCATGATCTGGTTAAAAGACAATGGAGACTTGCCTGATGATGACAG GTTTGTGGTGGGCGCAGAGAGTCTGACCGTCAAAGATGTGACAGACGGAGATGAGGGCACTTACACCTGCATCATGAACACCACCCTGGATCAAGACTCAGCCAGTGCCATGCTGACTGTCGTAG AGAAACCTGACCCTCCAACTGACCTGGAACTGACTGACCAGACAGAGAGGAGCGTTCAGCTCACCTGGATCCCTGGAGACGAACACAACAGTCCCACACAGa TGTTTCTGGTCCAATATGAAGATCTGCTTCACGGGCCAGGTGTTTGGATCAACCTGACGGAGGTCGGTGGTACTGAAACCACAGCACGGTTAAACCTCTCTCCATACGTCTACTATTCATTCAGAGTCCTGGCTATCAATCGTGTTGGTGCCAGCCAACCAAGCCAGCCCTCAAGCCAATACAGGACCAACCCTGCAG CTCCTGATGAAAATCCATCAGATGTTCAGGGAGTGGGAACTGAGCCTGGCAACTTAGTGATATCCTGGACA CCACTGACAGGATTTCAGTCTAATGGGCCCAATCTGGAGTACAGAGTACTGTGGAAACGGAAAGACGTGGATGAGGATTGGTCCTCGAAGAACGTGGCCAACGTTTCCCAGTTTGTTGTAACTGGAACTACAACCTATACGCCCTATATGATCAAGATTCAAGCTTTTAATGATTACGGCAGTGGTCCAGAGCCTAAAGTATTCACCGGATACTCTGGAGAAGACT TGCCTTTGTCTGCTCCTGATAATGTGCAGATCATGGTTCACAACAGCACACTTGCAGAAGTACACTGGGAGCCCGTATCTTCCCCTTCAGTTAGAGGAAAACTACAGGGATACAAG GTATACTACAGTCGCGTGCGTGGCTTGCACGAGACAGAAGGGGAGacggagcagcaggagcaggttTTGACATTCAGTGGGAATCGTAGCGAGGGACGTCTGCCAGGCCTCCAGCCTTATAGCCTCTACAACCTCACCATCAGGGTCCTTAATAACAAAGGAGAAGGGCCTCCTAGCCCCAACAAGGAGTTTGACACACCTGAGGGAG tcccAGGGCCTCCCTCTTTTCTGAACGTCATAAACCCCGGTTTGGACTCTCTCACTCTGGAATGGGGCCCACCAATGAAAAACAATGGTCGCCTCGCTGGATACACTCTGAAATACCAACCAG TCAACAACACCAATGAACTGGGACCAGTAAAGGTCAAGAACTTCCTTGCCAATGAGACCATAATTACCTTGGACAACCTGAACTCCAGCATGCTCTACAAGTTTTACTTAAGTGCAAAGACAATCAAGGGCTCTGGCCCCATCATCACAGAGGAGGCCTTCACTGCCATGGACACAA tTCGTACTCAGCCCACTGTAGAGACGGGCAAAG GCCCCACAGAGCCCCCTCACCCAACCTCCCCCATCACTCAGTCTCCGCCTCCCCCGTTTCACAAGG TGCCACCTGTAGGCCCGGCGTTTGGCACAGTTAACACGTCTGTATCGGAGGAAGGTGCAGTGATCAGTTGGGATTACTTTGGACACCATAAGAATGTATATGTGGAATATATTGTAGAAAACA GTAAAGAGGACTGGAAAAAGGAGTTGGTAAACGGTTCACACTGGCATATGATAAAAGGTTTAAAGCCGGGGACGTCCTATAGGGTGCGCGTGGTAGCTAGAGACCCTGCTGACCCGACGGTCCACAGCACAGACGAAGTGTTGGTTACAGTGCCAG CTGTGCCCAGTCGTCAGGTCGACATTGCCACCCAGGGATGGTTTATTGGACTGATGTGTGCCATCGCTCTCCTCATCTTGGTCCTTCTCATAGTCTGCTTCATCAAGAGGAACAAGGGTGGCAAATACCCAG
- the nrcama gene encoding neuronal cell adhesion molecule a isoform X3 — protein MDRNRNWMSGFGAVLLILMSHVSSALEVPLDLPQPPTITLQSPKDYIFDPRENIVIHCEAKGKPHPSFSWTRNGTHFDVEKDSKVLMKPGSGTLVIDISGEKAEAYEGTYQCTAHNDHGTAVSNSIVIRQSRSPLWSKERNEAIVVQMGVSLVLQCRPPAGLPPPVIFWMDNNFQRLPLDKRVSQALNGDLYFSNVLPEDSRPDYICYARFPHTQTIQQKQPISVTVLNNSPEGEHRPGFMMPLGTTSTKMVLRGETLELECIAEGLPTPDISWQKDGAELPSSRMSVQNFQKTLKISDVNEGDAGDYHCTASNKLGTTHHVIKVTVKAAPFWVSAPRNLILAPNETGILTCRVNGEPKPKISWFVNGVPIENAPEDRSRKVDDDTVILSNVQSGSSAVYQCNASNEFGYLMANAFVNVLAEPPRVLTPPNRVYQVITNTPALLHCASFGSPIPTITWFKDSQISIKNGDSYVIHENGTLEINVAQTVNSGKYTCIATNNLGLKENHMTLEVKEPTRILKQPEYKVVQRGMSASFECKVKHDPSLIPVMIWLKDNGDLPDDDRFVVGAESLTVKDVTDGDEGTYTCIMNTTLDQDSASAMLTVVEATPTPAIVYEKPDPPTDLELTDQTERSVQLTWIPGDEHNSPTQMFLVQYEDLLHGPGVWINLTEVGGTETTARLNLSPYVYYSFRVLAINRVGASQPSQPSSQYRTNPAAPDENPSDVQGVGTEPGNLVISWTPLTGFQSNGPNLEYRVLWKRKDVDEDWSSKNVANVSQFVVTGTTTYTPYMIKIQAFNDYGSGPEPKVFTGYSGEDLPLSAPDNVQIMVHNSTLAEVHWEPVSSPSVRGKLQGYKVYYSRVRGLHETEGETEQQEQVLTFSGNRSEGRLPGLQPYSLYNLTIRVLNNKGEGPPSPNKEFDTPEGVPGPPSFLNVINPGLDSLTLEWGPPMKNNGRLAGYTLKYQPVNNTNELGPVKVKNFLANETIITLDNLNSSMLYKFYLSAKTIKGSGPIITEEAFTAMDTIRTQPTVETGKGPTEPPHPTSPITQSPPPPFHKVPPVGPAFGTVNTSVSEEGAVISWDYFGHHKNVYVEYIVENSKEDWKKELVNGSHWHMIKGLKPGTSYRVRVVARDPADPTVHSTDEVLVTVPAVPSRQVDIATQGWFIGLMCAIALLILVLLIVCFIKRNKGGKYPVKEKEDAHQDPEIQPMKEDDGTFGEYRSMESDTEDHKPLKGSRTPSNGTVRRDESDDSLVDYGEGGDGQFNEDGSFIGQYSGKKEKDTHEGNESSEAPSPVNAMNSFV, from the exons ATGGACAGGAACAGGAATTGGATGTCGGGCTTTGGAGCCGTGCTATTGATACTTATGAGTCATGTGAGCTCAGCACTGGAAGTGCCTCTTGATC TGCCCCAACCCCCCACTATAACGCTACAGTCTCCAAAGGATTACATCTTTGATCCGAGGGAGAACATTGTCATCCACTGTGAGGCCAAGGGGAAGCCTCATCCCAG CTTTTCATGGACAAGAAATGGGACCCACTTTGATGTAGAGAAAGACTCCAAAGTCCTGATGAAGCCCGGTTCAGGAACTCTGGTCATTGACATCAGCGGGGAAAAGGCTGAGGCTTATGAGGGAACTTACCAGTGTACAGCACACAACGACCATGGCACCGCTGTATCTAACAGCATTGTCATTAGACAGTCCC GGTCCCCCTTGTGGTCGAAGGAGAGAAATGAGGCCATCGTGGTGCAGATGGGGGTCTCCTTGGTGCTGCAGTGCCGACCCCCTGCAGGGCTACCCCCTCCTGTCATCTTCTGGATGGATAACA ACTTCCAGAGGCTACCACTGGATAAACGAGTGTCTCAGGCTCTTAATGGAGACTTGTACTTTTCAAATGTTCTCCCAGAAGACAGCAGGCCTGACTACATCTGCTATGCCCGcttccctcacacacaaaccatcCAGCAGAAACAGCCTATCTCGGTCACCGTGCTGAACA ACAGCCCAGAGGGAGAGCATCGCCCCGGTTTCATGATGCCTCTGGGCACCACTAGCACAAAGATGGTTCTGAGAGGGGAGACTCTGGAGCTGGAATGCATTGCTGAGGGCTT GCCCACTCCAGATATCTCCTGGCAGAAGGATGGAGCAGAGCTGCCGAGCAGCAGGATGTCTGTTCAGAACTTCCAGAAAACACTCAAGATTTCTGATGTGAATGAAGGTGATGCTGGAGACTACCATTGTACAGCTTCAAACAAGCTGGGCACTACACACCACGTCATCAAGGTCACTGTCAAAG CGGCTCCTTTCTGGGTCAGCGCCCCGAGGAACCTGATCCTCGCCCCGAATGAGACTGGCATCCTGACTTGTCGAGTCAATGGAGAACCCAAACCAAAGATTAGTTGGTTTGTCAATGGAGTCCCCATAGAGA ACGCACCCGAGGACCGCAGTCGGAAAGTGGATGACGACACTGTGATTCTTAGTAATGTGCAATCAGGGTCTAGTGCTGTCTACCAGTGCAACGCATCCAATGAATTTGGTTACCTGATGGCAAATGCTTTTGTCAACGTTCTTG CTGAGCCACCAAGGGTGCTCACGCCACCCAATCGTGTGTACCAGGTGATCACCAACACCCCTGCATTACTTCACTGTGCTTCCTTTGGCTCGCCAATACCAACCATCACATG gTTCAAAGATAGTCAGATCAGCATTAAGAATGGTGACTCTTATGTGATCCATGAGAATGGTACATTGGAGATCAATGTGGCCCAGACTGTAAACAGTGGAAAGTACACCTGCATTGCCACCAACAACCTTGGGCTCAAGGAGAACCACATGACCCTGGAGGTTAAAG AGCCCACCCGTATCCTGAAGCAGCCAGAGTACAAGGTAGTCCAGAGAGGAATGAGCGCTTCGTTTGAGTGTAAAGTCAAACACGATCCGTCCCTAATTCCTGTCATGATCTGGTTAAAAGACAATGGAGACTTGCCTGATGATGACAG GTTTGTGGTGGGCGCAGAGAGTCTGACCGTCAAAGATGTGACAGACGGAGATGAGGGCACTTACACCTGCATCATGAACACCACCCTGGATCAAGACTCAGCCAGTGCCATGCTGACTGTCGTAG AGGCTACACCTACTCCAGCTATTGTCTACG AGAAACCTGACCCTCCAACTGACCTGGAACTGACTGACCAGACAGAGAGGAGCGTTCAGCTCACCTGGATCCCTGGAGACGAACACAACAGTCCCACACAGa TGTTTCTGGTCCAATATGAAGATCTGCTTCACGGGCCAGGTGTTTGGATCAACCTGACGGAGGTCGGTGGTACTGAAACCACAGCACGGTTAAACCTCTCTCCATACGTCTACTATTCATTCAGAGTCCTGGCTATCAATCGTGTTGGTGCCAGCCAACCAAGCCAGCCCTCAAGCCAATACAGGACCAACCCTGCAG CTCCTGATGAAAATCCATCAGATGTTCAGGGAGTGGGAACTGAGCCTGGCAACTTAGTGATATCCTGGACA CCACTGACAGGATTTCAGTCTAATGGGCCCAATCTGGAGTACAGAGTACTGTGGAAACGGAAAGACGTGGATGAGGATTGGTCCTCGAAGAACGTGGCCAACGTTTCCCAGTTTGTTGTAACTGGAACTACAACCTATACGCCCTATATGATCAAGATTCAAGCTTTTAATGATTACGGCAGTGGTCCAGAGCCTAAAGTATTCACCGGATACTCTGGAGAAGACT TGCCTTTGTCTGCTCCTGATAATGTGCAGATCATGGTTCACAACAGCACACTTGCAGAAGTACACTGGGAGCCCGTATCTTCCCCTTCAGTTAGAGGAAAACTACAGGGATACAAG GTATACTACAGTCGCGTGCGTGGCTTGCACGAGACAGAAGGGGAGacggagcagcaggagcaggttTTGACATTCAGTGGGAATCGTAGCGAGGGACGTCTGCCAGGCCTCCAGCCTTATAGCCTCTACAACCTCACCATCAGGGTCCTTAATAACAAAGGAGAAGGGCCTCCTAGCCCCAACAAGGAGTTTGACACACCTGAGGGAG tcccAGGGCCTCCCTCTTTTCTGAACGTCATAAACCCCGGTTTGGACTCTCTCACTCTGGAATGGGGCCCACCAATGAAAAACAATGGTCGCCTCGCTGGATACACTCTGAAATACCAACCAG TCAACAACACCAATGAACTGGGACCAGTAAAGGTCAAGAACTTCCTTGCCAATGAGACCATAATTACCTTGGACAACCTGAACTCCAGCATGCTCTACAAGTTTTACTTAAGTGCAAAGACAATCAAGGGCTCTGGCCCCATCATCACAGAGGAGGCCTTCACTGCCATGGACACAA tTCGTACTCAGCCCACTGTAGAGACGGGCAAAG GCCCCACAGAGCCCCCTCACCCAACCTCCCCCATCACTCAGTCTCCGCCTCCCCCGTTTCACAAGG TGCCACCTGTAGGCCCGGCGTTTGGCACAGTTAACACGTCTGTATCGGAGGAAGGTGCAGTGATCAGTTGGGATTACTTTGGACACCATAAGAATGTATATGTGGAATATATTGTAGAAAACA GTAAAGAGGACTGGAAAAAGGAGTTGGTAAACGGTTCACACTGGCATATGATAAAAGGTTTAAAGCCGGGGACGTCCTATAGGGTGCGCGTGGTAGCTAGAGACCCTGCTGACCCGACGGTCCACAGCACAGACGAAGTGTTGGTTACAGTGCCAG CTGTGCCCAGTCGTCAGGTCGACATTGCCACCCAGGGATGGTTTATTGGACTGATGTGTGCCATCGCTCTCCTCATCTTGGTCCTTCTCATAGTCTGCTTCATCAAGAGGAACAAGGGTGGCAAATACCCAG
- the nrcama gene encoding neuronal cell adhesion molecule a isoform X4 has protein sequence MDRNRNWMSGFGAVLLILMSHVSSALEVPLDPKVLEGLPQPPTITLQSPKDYIFDPRENIVIHCEAKGKPHPSFSWTRNGTHFDVEKDSKVLMKPGSGTLVIDISGEKAEAYEGTYQCTAHNDHGTAVSNSIVIRQSRSPLWSKERNEAIVVQMGVSLVLQCRPPAGLPPPVIFWMDNNFQRLPLDKRVSQALNGDLYFSNVLPEDSRPDYICYARFPHTQTIQQKQPISVTVLNNSPEGEHRPGFMMPLGTTSTKMVLRGETLELECIAEGLPTPDISWQKDGAELPSSRMSVQNFQKTLKISDVNEGDAGDYHCTASNKLGTTHHVIKVTVKAAPFWVSAPRNLILAPNETGILTCRVNGEPKPKISWFVNGVPIENAPEDRSRKVDDDTVILSNVQSGSSAVYQCNASNEFGYLMANAFVNVLAEPPRVLTPPNRVYQVITNTPALLHCASFGSPIPTITWFKDSQISIKNGDSYVIHENGTLEINVAQTVNSGKYTCIATNNLGLKENHMTLEVKEPTRILKQPEYKVVQRGMSASFECKVKHDPSLIPVMIWLKDNGDLPDDDRFVVGAESLTVKDVTDGDEGTYTCIMNTTLDQDSASAMLTVVEKPDPPTDLELTDQTERSVQLTWIPGDEHNSPTQMFLVQYEDLLHGPGVWINLTEVGGTETTARLNLSPYVYYSFRVLAINRVGASQPSQPSSQYRTNPAAPDENPSDVQGVGTEPGNLVISWTPLTGFQSNGPNLEYRVLWKRKDVDEDWSSKNVANVSQFVVTGTTTYTPYMIKIQAFNDYGSGPEPKVFTGYSGEDLPLSAPDNVQIMVHNSTLAEVHWEPVSSPSVRGKLQGYKVYYSRVRGLHETEGETEQQEQVLTFSGNRSEGRLPGLQPYSLYNLTIRVLNNKGEGPPSPNKEFDTPEGVPGPPSFLNVINPGLDSLTLEWGPPMKNNGRLAGYTLKYQPVNNTNELGPVKVKNFLANETIITLDNLNSSMLYKFYLSAKTIKGSGPIITEEAFTAMDTIRTQPTVETGKGPTEPPHPTSPITQSPPPPFHKVPPVGPAFGTVNTSVSEEGAVISWDYFGHHKNVYVEYIVENSKEDWKKELVNGSHWHMIKGLKPGTSYRVRVVARDPADPTVHSTDEVLVTVPAVPSRQVDIATQGWFIGLMCAIALLILVLLIVCFIKRNKGGKYPVKEKEDAHQDPEIQPMKEDDGTFGEYRSMESDTEDHKPLKGSRTPSNGTVRRDESDDSLVDYGEGGDGQFNEDGSFIGQYSGKKEKDTHEGNESSEAPSPVNAMNSFV, from the exons ATGGACAGGAACAGGAATTGGATGTCGGGCTTTGGAGCCGTGCTATTGATACTTATGAGTCATGTGAGCTCAGCACTGGAAGTGCCTCTTGATC CTAAAGTACTGGAAGGAT TGCCCCAACCCCCCACTATAACGCTACAGTCTCCAAAGGATTACATCTTTGATCCGAGGGAGAACATTGTCATCCACTGTGAGGCCAAGGGGAAGCCTCATCCCAG CTTTTCATGGACAAGAAATGGGACCCACTTTGATGTAGAGAAAGACTCCAAAGTCCTGATGAAGCCCGGTTCAGGAACTCTGGTCATTGACATCAGCGGGGAAAAGGCTGAGGCTTATGAGGGAACTTACCAGTGTACAGCACACAACGACCATGGCACCGCTGTATCTAACAGCATTGTCATTAGACAGTCCC GGTCCCCCTTGTGGTCGAAGGAGAGAAATGAGGCCATCGTGGTGCAGATGGGGGTCTCCTTGGTGCTGCAGTGCCGACCCCCTGCAGGGCTACCCCCTCCTGTCATCTTCTGGATGGATAACA ACTTCCAGAGGCTACCACTGGATAAACGAGTGTCTCAGGCTCTTAATGGAGACTTGTACTTTTCAAATGTTCTCCCAGAAGACAGCAGGCCTGACTACATCTGCTATGCCCGcttccctcacacacaaaccatcCAGCAGAAACAGCCTATCTCGGTCACCGTGCTGAACA ACAGCCCAGAGGGAGAGCATCGCCCCGGTTTCATGATGCCTCTGGGCACCACTAGCACAAAGATGGTTCTGAGAGGGGAGACTCTGGAGCTGGAATGCATTGCTGAGGGCTT GCCCACTCCAGATATCTCCTGGCAGAAGGATGGAGCAGAGCTGCCGAGCAGCAGGATGTCTGTTCAGAACTTCCAGAAAACACTCAAGATTTCTGATGTGAATGAAGGTGATGCTGGAGACTACCATTGTACAGCTTCAAACAAGCTGGGCACTACACACCACGTCATCAAGGTCACTGTCAAAG CGGCTCCTTTCTGGGTCAGCGCCCCGAGGAACCTGATCCTCGCCCCGAATGAGACTGGCATCCTGACTTGTCGAGTCAATGGAGAACCCAAACCAAAGATTAGTTGGTTTGTCAATGGAGTCCCCATAGAGA ACGCACCCGAGGACCGCAGTCGGAAAGTGGATGACGACACTGTGATTCTTAGTAATGTGCAATCAGGGTCTAGTGCTGTCTACCAGTGCAACGCATCCAATGAATTTGGTTACCTGATGGCAAATGCTTTTGTCAACGTTCTTG CTGAGCCACCAAGGGTGCTCACGCCACCCAATCGTGTGTACCAGGTGATCACCAACACCCCTGCATTACTTCACTGTGCTTCCTTTGGCTCGCCAATACCAACCATCACATG gTTCAAAGATAGTCAGATCAGCATTAAGAATGGTGACTCTTATGTGATCCATGAGAATGGTACATTGGAGATCAATGTGGCCCAGACTGTAAACAGTGGAAAGTACACCTGCATTGCCACCAACAACCTTGGGCTCAAGGAGAACCACATGACCCTGGAGGTTAAAG AGCCCACCCGTATCCTGAAGCAGCCAGAGTACAAGGTAGTCCAGAGAGGAATGAGCGCTTCGTTTGAGTGTAAAGTCAAACACGATCCGTCCCTAATTCCTGTCATGATCTGGTTAAAAGACAATGGAGACTTGCCTGATGATGACAG GTTTGTGGTGGGCGCAGAGAGTCTGACCGTCAAAGATGTGACAGACGGAGATGAGGGCACTTACACCTGCATCATGAACACCACCCTGGATCAAGACTCAGCCAGTGCCATGCTGACTGTCGTAG AGAAACCTGACCCTCCAACTGACCTGGAACTGACTGACCAGACAGAGAGGAGCGTTCAGCTCACCTGGATCCCTGGAGACGAACACAACAGTCCCACACAGa TGTTTCTGGTCCAATATGAAGATCTGCTTCACGGGCCAGGTGTTTGGATCAACCTGACGGAGGTCGGTGGTACTGAAACCACAGCACGGTTAAACCTCTCTCCATACGTCTACTATTCATTCAGAGTCCTGGCTATCAATCGTGTTGGTGCCAGCCAACCAAGCCAGCCCTCAAGCCAATACAGGACCAACCCTGCAG CTCCTGATGAAAATCCATCAGATGTTCAGGGAGTGGGAACTGAGCCTGGCAACTTAGTGATATCCTGGACA CCACTGACAGGATTTCAGTCTAATGGGCCCAATCTGGAGTACAGAGTACTGTGGAAACGGAAAGACGTGGATGAGGATTGGTCCTCGAAGAACGTGGCCAACGTTTCCCAGTTTGTTGTAACTGGAACTACAACCTATACGCCCTATATGATCAAGATTCAAGCTTTTAATGATTACGGCAGTGGTCCAGAGCCTAAAGTATTCACCGGATACTCTGGAGAAGACT TGCCTTTGTCTGCTCCTGATAATGTGCAGATCATGGTTCACAACAGCACACTTGCAGAAGTACACTGGGAGCCCGTATCTTCCCCTTCAGTTAGAGGAAAACTACAGGGATACAAG GTATACTACAGTCGCGTGCGTGGCTTGCACGAGACAGAAGGGGAGacggagcagcaggagcaggttTTGACATTCAGTGGGAATCGTAGCGAGGGACGTCTGCCAGGCCTCCAGCCTTATAGCCTCTACAACCTCACCATCAGGGTCCTTAATAACAAAGGAGAAGGGCCTCCTAGCCCCAACAAGGAGTTTGACACACCTGAGGGAG tcccAGGGCCTCCCTCTTTTCTGAACGTCATAAACCCCGGTTTGGACTCTCTCACTCTGGAATGGGGCCCACCAATGAAAAACAATGGTCGCCTCGCTGGATACACTCTGAAATACCAACCAG TCAACAACACCAATGAACTGGGACCAGTAAAGGTCAAGAACTTCCTTGCCAATGAGACCATAATTACCTTGGACAACCTGAACTCCAGCATGCTCTACAAGTTTTACTTAAGTGCAAAGACAATCAAGGGCTCTGGCCCCATCATCACAGAGGAGGCCTTCACTGCCATGGACACAA tTCGTACTCAGCCCACTGTAGAGACGGGCAAAG GCCCCACAGAGCCCCCTCACCCAACCTCCCCCATCACTCAGTCTCCGCCTCCCCCGTTTCACAAGG TGCCACCTGTAGGCCCGGCGTTTGGCACAGTTAACACGTCTGTATCGGAGGAAGGTGCAGTGATCAGTTGGGATTACTTTGGACACCATAAGAATGTATATGTGGAATATATTGTAGAAAACA GTAAAGAGGACTGGAAAAAGGAGTTGGTAAACGGTTCACACTGGCATATGATAAAAGGTTTAAAGCCGGGGACGTCCTATAGGGTGCGCGTGGTAGCTAGAGACCCTGCTGACCCGACGGTCCACAGCACAGACGAAGTGTTGGTTACAGTGCCAG CTGTGCCCAGTCGTCAGGTCGACATTGCCACCCAGGGATGGTTTATTGGACTGATGTGTGCCATCGCTCTCCTCATCTTGGTCCTTCTCATAGTCTGCTTCATCAAGAGGAACAAGGGTGGCAAATACCCAG